One genomic window of Medicago truncatula cultivar Jemalong A17 chromosome 1, MtrunA17r5.0-ANR, whole genome shotgun sequence includes the following:
- the LOC11418657 gene encoding SPX domain-containing protein 2, with protein sequence MKFWKILNNQIEQTLPDWRDKFLSYKDLKKQLKLIVPKEIDSSCSKRRRLDDDGGAEGEVTKEVKDFLRLLEVEIEKFNGFFVEKEEEYVIKWKELQDKVAWAKSSDIELMTVGREIVDFHGEMVLLENYSALNYTGLVKIIKKYDKRTGALLRLPFIQDVLNQPFFKIDVLNKLVKECEVMLSIIFPKSGPLGQSLSTSEVFEEVARETTTANETKETLDHVPKEFSEIQNMENIFIKLTTSALDTLKEIRGGSSTVSIYSLPPLHSETLVED encoded by the exons ATGAAGTTCTGGAAGATTCTCAACAACCAGATCGAGCAAACGTTACCTGATTGGCGTGATAAGTTTCTTTCCTACAAGGATCTTAAGAAGCAGTTGAAACTCATTGTTCCTAAAGAGATTGATTCTTCTTGTTCTAAACGGCGTCGTTtggatgatgatggtggtgctGAAGGAGAGGTTACGAAAGAGGTTAAAGATTTTCTTAGGTTGTTGGAGgttgaaattgagaaatttaatggcttttttgttgagaaagaagaagaatatgTTATCAAATGGAAg GAATTGCAAGACAAAGTTGCCTGGGCCAAGAGTTCTGATATCGAGTTGATGACAGTAGGGAGGGAAATAGTGGATTTTCATGGAGAGATGGTTTTGTTAGAGAACTATAGTGCACTTAACTACACAG GTTTGGTTAAGATAATAAAGAAATATGATAAGCGAACTGGTGCACTACTTCGGTTACCTTTTATCCAAGATGTCTTGAACCAGCCATTCTTCAAAATCGATGTGCTTAACAAGCTTGTGAAGGAGTGTGAGGTGATGCTAAGCATTATTTTCCCCAAAAGTGGGCCTCTAGGGCAATCCTTATCAACAAGTGAGGTTTTTGAGGAAGTTGCGCGTGAGACCACGACTGCAAATGAAACTAAGGAGACACTAGACCATGTCCCAAAAGAATTTTCTGAGATCCAAAATATGGAGAACATTTTCATCAAACTAACTACATCAGCACTGGATACTCTGAAAGAGATTAGGGGTGGAAGCTCAACTGTAAGCATATACTCATTGCCTCCTCTGCATAGCGAGACTTTGGTagaggattga
- the LOC120579610 gene encoding uncharacterized protein — MQTFLHELTHLVLKQPSCIRFRIKNVKHMFLFFSLNNIHLFHPFLLHKLSIHNTSFLQKILSSNINLNSRKLQPNTLTHIIFLKITTKKIAVRIFRQTQSPKHIIHFHILNTSFFLHLFLSPFLTPKIRMYKHNPFNLHRTKPIILNSFNSNIMRNVTTSTITREKNI; from the coding sequence ATGCAAACATTTCTTCATGAACTGACTCATTTGGTTTTGAAGCAACCTAGTTGCATCAGATTCAGGATAAAAAACGTGAAACACATGTTTCTCTTCTTCAGCCTCAACAACATTCACCTCTTTCACCCCTTTCTTCTTCACAAACTCAGCATACATAACACctctttccttcaaaaaatccTTTCCAGCAACATAAACCTCAACAGCAGGAAACTTCAACCAAACACTCTCACTCACATCATCTTTCTCAAAATTACAACCAAAAAAATCGCGGTCCGAATCTTCAGGCAAACTCAATCTCCAAAACATATCATTCATTTTCACATCCTCAACACCTCCTTCTTCCTCCATCTCTTTCTCAGTCCTTTTCTCACTCCCAAAATAAGGATGTATAAGCATAACCCCTTTAATCTTCACAGGACAAAACCCATCATTTTGAATAGCTTTAACAGCAACATAATGAGAAATGTTACCACCAGCACTATCACCAGAGAGAAAAACATTTGA
- the LOC11435981 gene encoding uncharacterized protein isoform X1 — protein MEKFKHKCKEIFSSIGCLRSREKPQATVSMDEGCKGEIIQGQTVTKDDGSSGFWSSSTFEKDHSEARSRRSVSSSGITMSISSDLQSSSSSQISPPESVNQGLVQWNQIRQQWAGNKRSERQTVAREPRISSNATYEDILGNNKPFPQPIPLREMVYFLVDIWEQEGLYD, from the exons ATGGAAAAATTCAAGCATAAATGCAAAGAAATTTTCTCT AGCATAGGTTGTCTTAGAAGCCGCGAAAAACCTCAAGCTACTGTTTCAATGGATGAGGGATGTAAGGGAGAAATAATTCAAGGCCAAACCGTGACTAAAGATGATGGATCATCAGGCTTCTGGAGCAGCAGCACTTTTGAAAAGGATCATAGTGAAGCTCGGTCGCGGAGAAGTGTTTCTTCGAGTGGAATAACGATGAGTATTTCTTCTGATCTTCAAAGTAGTTCGAGCAGTCAAATTAGTCCTCCTGAATCTGTCAACCAAG GGCTTGTTCAATGGAACCAGATAAGGCAACAATGGGCTGGAAATAAAAGGTCTGAGAGACAGACAGTAGCTAGAGAACCACGAATAAG TTCTAATGCTACCTATGAAGATATACTTGGGAATAACAAGCCTTTCCCCCAACCTATCCCTCTAAGA GAAATGgtttattttcttgttgatATTTGGGAGCAAGAGGGTCTATATGATTGA
- the LOC112419005 gene encoding uncharacterized protein has translation MFRRRYRMQKHVFLRIVGDLSITDNYFTQRVDAANKEGISPLAKCTTAMRMLAYGVAADAVDEYIKIGGTTALECLRRFCKGIIRLYEEVYLRAPNQDDLQRILHVSEMRGFPGMIGSIDCMHWEWKNCPKAWEGQFTRGDKGTTTVILEAVASHDLWIWHAFFGCPGTLNDINVLDRSPVFDDVEQGKAPRVNFFVNQRPYNMAYYLADGIYPSYPTFVKSIRLPQSEPDKLFAKHQESCRKDIERAFGVLQARFKIIREPARLWDIADLGIIMRSCIILHNMIVEDERDTYAQRWTDFEQSEGSGSSTAQPYSTEVLPTFANHVRARSELRDPNVHHELQADLVKHIWTKFGMFHD, from the coding sequence ATGTTTCGTCGTCGGTACCGGATGCAAAAGCATGTTTTCCTTCGAATCGTTGGAGACCTTTCAATTACTGATAACTACTTCACCCAGCGAGTTGATGCCGCCAACAAAGAAGGTATATCACCGTTAGCAAAATGTACCACAGCAATGCGAATGTTAGCATATGGCGTGGCAGCAGATGCGGTCgatgaatacatcaaaataggaggTACTACAGCATTGGAGTGCTTACGTAGATTCTGTAAAGGAATCATACGATTGTATGAGGAAGTGTACCTGAGAGCACCAAACCAAGATGACCTTCAAAGAATACTACATGTTAGTGAAATGCGGGGGTTCCCAGGGATGATCGGGAGTATTGACTGCATGCACTGGGAGtggaaaaattgtcctaaagcaTGGGAAGGTCAATTCACCAGGGGGGATAAGGGAACCACCACAGTTATTCTTGAAGCAGTTGCATCTCATGATCTATGGATCTGGCATGCCTTTTTTGGATGTCCAGGAACGTTGAACGATATCAATGTTCTAGACCGGTCACCGGTGTTTGATGATGTGGAACAGGGAAAGGCTCCACGGGTgaatttctttgtgaatcaacgtCCCTATAATATGGCATACTATCTAGCTGATGGTATCTACCCTTCTTATCCAACTTTCGTCAAATCAATTAGACTTCCTCAAAGTGAACCTGATAAGTTATTCGCAAAACATCAGGAGAGCTGTCGGAAGGACATCGAACGTGCTTTTGGAgtgcttcaagctcgatttaaaatcatccgtgaaccagctcgcttgtgggacatagccgatttgggtatcatcatgaggtcatgcatcatattgcataatatgattgttgaggatgaacgaGATACATATGCTCAACGTTGGACCGATTTTGAGCAATCTGAGGGAAGTGGATCTAGTACAGCACAACCATACTCGACCGAGGTGTTACCcacttttgcaaatcatgtgcgtgctagatccgagttgcgtgatccaaatgttcatcacgaattgcaagcagatctagtgaagcacatatggacaaagtttggaatgtttcacgattga
- the LOC11435981 gene encoding uncharacterized protein isoform X2, with amino-acid sequence MDEGCKGEIIQGQTVTKDDGSSGFWSSSTFEKDHSEARSRRSVSSSGITMSISSDLQSSSSSQISPPESVNQGLVQWNQIRQQWAGNKRSERQTVAREPRISSNATYEDILGNNKPFPQPIPLREMVYFLVDIWEQEGLYD; translated from the exons ATGGATGAGGGATGTAAGGGAGAAATAATTCAAGGCCAAACCGTGACTAAAGATGATGGATCATCAGGCTTCTGGAGCAGCAGCACTTTTGAAAAGGATCATAGTGAAGCTCGGTCGCGGAGAAGTGTTTCTTCGAGTGGAATAACGATGAGTATTTCTTCTGATCTTCAAAGTAGTTCGAGCAGTCAAATTAGTCCTCCTGAATCTGTCAACCAAG GGCTTGTTCAATGGAACCAGATAAGGCAACAATGGGCTGGAAATAAAAGGTCTGAGAGACAGACAGTAGCTAGAGAACCACGAATAAG TTCTAATGCTACCTATGAAGATATACTTGGGAATAACAAGCCTTTCCCCCAACCTATCCCTCTAAGA GAAATGgtttattttcttgttgatATTTGGGAGCAAGAGGGTCTATATGATTGA
- the LOC11435980 gene encoding ethylene-responsive transcription factor WIN1 has translation MVQRNKFRGVRQRQWGSWVSEIRHPLLKRRVWLGTFETAEAAARAYDQAAILMNGKNAKTNFPIPKDQTEDANSLTPNCDDNNNSFHTSNALSHLLKQKLTKCCQKQSQSLTCLRLDADNSHIGVWQKGAGSHSDSNWILRVELGKKHEDSHESNYVSSSEKSAPNNSTIVGDCAEKNGIEHEEDIVTMQMIEELLN, from the exons ATGGTACAACGTAACAAGTTCAGAGGAGTTAGACAACGACAGTGGGGCTCATGGGTCTCAGAAATTCGTCACCCTTTACT GAAGAGAAGGGTATGGCTAGGTACATTTGAGACAGCAGAGGCTGCAGCCAGAGCATATGATCAAGCGGCCATattgatgaatggaaaaaatgCCAAAACCAATTTCCCTATACCAAAGGATCAAACTGAAGATGCCAATTCCCTAACACCAAATtgtgatgataataataactcTTTCCACACTTCAAATGCTCTTTCTCATCTCCTTAAACAAAAGcttacaaaatgttgtcaaaaacAATCTCAATCACTCACTTGTTTGAGGCTTGATGCTGATAATTCTCACATAGGAGTCTGGCAAAAAGGAGCAGGATCACATTCTGACTCTAATTGGATCTTAAGGGTGGAGCTTGGAAAGAAACATGAAGATAGTCATGAATCAAATTATGTGTCATCATCAGAAAAATCAGCACCTAATAATAGTACAATTGTTGGTGATTGTGCTGAGAAAAATGGGATAGAACATGAAGAGGATATTGTTACCATGCAGATGATTGAAGAGCTACTTAATTGA
- the LOC112419499 gene encoding glutathione S-transferase T3: MGYSSQTPPFNGYMPMVNENFQSVGEYPEFSSQINRGGMTRDNEVGPTPEDTTPKSKRNQQPSWNTEQNLVLISGWIKYGTCSVVGRNQTSESYWGKIAEYCNEHCSFDSPRDVVACRNRFNYMNKLINKWVGAYDSAKRMQGSGWSEDDVFKKAQELYGCGKNVQFTLMEEWRALRDQPRYGSQVGGNVDSGSSGSKRSYEDSVGSSARPMGRDAAKKKGKKKSKGETLEKVEKEWVQFKELKEQEIEQLKELTLVKQQKNKLLQEKTQAKKMKMYLKLRDEEHLDDRKNELLGKLERELFEN; the protein is encoded by the coding sequence ATGGGATATTCATCTCAAACACCCCCatttaatggttatatgccaatggtgaatgaaaattttcagagTGTTGGTGAATATCCTGAATTTTCATCACAAATAAATCGTGGTGGAATGACACGAGATAATGAAGTTGGTCCAACTCCAGAGGATACAACTCCAAAGAGCAAGAGAAACCAACAACCATCATGGAACACTGAACAAAATTTGGTGTTAATTAGTGGGTGGATAAAATATGGAACATGCAGTGTTGTCGGAAGAAACCAGACAAGTGAATCATATTGGGGTAAAATTGCTGAGTATTGTAACGAGCATTGCTCATTCGATTCTCCGCGCGATGTAGTTGCATGCCGAAaccgttttaattatatgaacaaattaataaataaatgggttGGTGCTTATGATAGCGCTAAGCGTATGCAAGGAAGCGGTTGGTCggaagatgatgttttcaaaAAAGCTCAAGAATTATATGGATGTGGGAAGAATGTTCAATTTACTTTAATGGAAGAATGGCGCGCTCTCCGAGATCAACCACGGTATGGTAGTCAAGTGGGAGGAAATGTTGACTCAGGAAGTAGTGGATCTAAGAGATCTTACGAGGACTCTGTAGGATCTAGTGCTCGTCCAATGGGTAGGGATGcagctaaaaaaaaaggtaagaagAAAAGCAAGGGCGAGACATTGGAGAAGGTGGAAAAGGAATGGGTTCAattcaaagaattaaaagagcaagagattgaacaattgaaagagtTAACTTTGGTGAAACAACAGAAAAACAAGTTGCTGCAAGAAAAGACTCaagctaaaaaaatgaaaatgtatctaAAGTTAAGGGACGAAGAGCATCTCGATGACCGGAAGAATGAGCTGTTGGGGAAGTTGGAGCGTGAgttgtttgaaaattaa